A genome region from Bdellovibrionota bacterium includes the following:
- a CDS encoding MFS transporter has protein sequence MESQISIEKNLTQKNLRYSILDGCSYSFMVGLGETYIAAFVLTKGFSQLSASLISTIPLFAGAILQLASPYGVFRLKSYRKWVTKTSFLQGISLFALAMTTFIPVPVEVLFIIAAFYWAGGMSTGPAWNSWMTKIVPEHSRLKFFSSRSMLSSSCVFIGLVTGGLILHVFSDQNTILKAFFGIFVVSGVLRIISSYLLSLHTENEDMTASIEKFSFRHVCKTIWKRDYARTLKFIFIFQFGVYFSAAFFNPFMLKELQFSYRTYMIMLASSFVAKIIAQPITKKIIESVGPQRTLFFATLGIIPLPLVWTVSQDPVYLAIMQATSGFMWGMYELITFLILFNQIPQKERTEALTFFNFAQTLCIIVGSVIAGFVFKYFGANYQAYMIVFCASTGLRFLALFQFPDLSQNVTLIRNWIMLKPSGLRLSRVDFFSQPLFIRGKNNKNKPQPKKSGDSKKVS, from the coding sequence GTGGAATCCCAAATCAGTATAGAAAAAAATCTGACTCAAAAAAATTTACGCTACAGCATCCTCGACGGGTGCTCTTACAGCTTTATGGTGGGACTTGGAGAAACTTACATTGCGGCCTTCGTTTTGACGAAAGGTTTTTCGCAGCTCTCTGCAAGTTTGATTTCTACAATTCCACTTTTCGCGGGAGCAATTCTTCAGCTCGCGTCTCCTTACGGAGTGTTTCGTTTAAAATCTTATAGGAAATGGGTTACAAAAACTTCATTCCTACAAGGAATAAGTTTATTTGCTTTAGCTATGACAACGTTCATTCCGGTTCCGGTCGAAGTATTATTTATTATCGCAGCCTTCTATTGGGCTGGAGGGATGTCGACAGGGCCTGCGTGGAATTCTTGGATGACAAAGATTGTTCCAGAACATTCTCGACTGAAGTTTTTCTCTAGCAGATCGATGCTCAGTTCTTCTTGTGTTTTTATTGGGCTCGTCACCGGAGGATTAATTCTGCATGTATTTTCTGATCAAAATACAATCCTTAAGGCCTTCTTCGGCATTTTCGTTGTTTCTGGAGTTTTGAGGATTATATCTTCATATCTTCTTTCTCTTCATACTGAAAACGAAGATATGACTGCATCAATTGAGAAATTTTCATTTCGTCACGTTTGCAAAACGATTTGGAAAAGAGATTATGCCAGAACTCTGAAGTTTATTTTTATATTTCAATTTGGCGTTTATTTTTCGGCTGCATTCTTTAATCCTTTTATGCTTAAAGAACTTCAATTTTCTTATCGCACATATATGATTATGCTTGCGAGTTCTTTTGTAGCAAAAATTATTGCTCAACCTATAACAAAAAAAATAATTGAAAGTGTTGGTCCACAAAGAACTTTATTTTTTGCTACACTTGGCATTATTCCTCTTCCTCTTGTATGGACCGTGAGTCAAGATCCAGTGTATTTAGCCATTATGCAGGCGACATCTGGCTTCATGTGGGGAATGTATGAATTGATAACATTTCTCATTCTCTTTAATCAAATTCCACAAAAGGAAAGAACAGAGGCTCTTACATTTTTCAACTTTGCTCAAACCCTCTGCATTATCGTTGGTTCTGTGATCGCGGGGTTTGTATTTAAATATTTCGGTGCAAACTACCAAGCCTACATGATCGTGTTTTGCGCCTCTACAGGACTCAGATTCCTCGCTTTATTCCAATTCCCCGACCTCTCACAGAATGTTACTCTTATTCGCAATTGGATCATGCTAAAGCCCTCAGGACTTAGACTCTCAAGAGTGGATTTCTTTTCACAGCCACTCTTTATCAGGGGAAAAAACAATAAGAATAAGCCACAACCCAAAAAATCTGGTGATTCAAAAAAAGTTTCTTGA